CTTGATGCGGAACCCGGCCTGCGCATCCCGAACATGTTCGACGCGGCGCTCGACGGAAGCTTCCGTGGGCTTTACATCCAGGGCGAGGATATCGCGCAGTCCGACCCGAATACGCATCATGTGACCGCCGCGTTGAGCGCTATGGATTGCGTGATCGTGCACGACATCTTCTTCAATGAGACGGCGAAGTACGCGCACGCTTTTCTCCCCGGCTCCTCGTTCCTTGAAAAGGATGGCACCTTTACCAACTCGGAACGGCGTATCTCGCGCGTGCGCAAGGTGATGCCGCCGCTGGCGGGCAAGGCCGACTGGGAAGTCACCTGTGAACTCTCGACCGCGTTCGGCTATCCGATGCACTACGCGCATCCGTCGGAGATCATGGACGAGATTGCGCGCCTGACCCCGACCTTTGCTGGGGTCAATTACGAGAAGCTCGATCGGCTGGGCTCGGTGCAATGGCCATGCAACGATAAGGCACCCGCGGGCACGCCGGTGATGCACGTCGGCACGTTCGCGCGCGGCAAGGGCCGCTTCGTGATCACCGAGTACATCCCGACTGACGAGCGAACCGGCCCGCGCTTTCCGCTGGTTCTTACCACCGGGCGCATTCTCTCGCAGTACAACGTCGGCACGCAGACCAGGCGCACTCCCAACGTCGTGTGGCATCATGAAGATCTGCTGGAAATTCATCCGCACGATGCAGAGCAGCGCGGGGTGAAGGACGGGGCGTGGGTCAAGGTCAGTAGCCGCGTTGGCGAAACCACGATGCGCGCGCACGTGACCGAGCGTGTGCCGCCCGGCGTGGTCTATACGACGTTCCATCATCAGTCATCCGGCACCAATATCGTGACGACCGAGAACTCGGACTGGGCAACCAACTGTCCCGAGTACAAGGTGACCGCGGTGCAGGTGATGCCGGCCGGCGAAGCGAGCGGGCCGATTGCGGCCGGGCAGGGCGCGCCAGCCCATCCGGCGGCCGGCCGCTAAGCTTCAGTAGCGGCAAATTCGGAGCAGCCTCGCGCGATGGACATTCATCACCTGGTGACGATGGCGAACCAGATCGCCGAATTTTTTCGCAGCTCGAATCCCGATCGCGCGGAAGCGGTTGCTGCCACCGTACAGCATCTGCGGAGCTTCTGGGATCCGCGGATGCGCCGCGAGATCATCGCGCGCGTTAACGATGGAGCGGATGTATCGGAACTCAACGAGATCGCGCGCGACGCTATCCGTCGGCTCGCACAAGACAGTGCCGCGAAGACGGTTGCGTGAATACGTGCGGCAGCTATCACGATGCGCGAACATGAACGTGAAAATCCGCTAGCGCGGGGCATCGCGGACGCCGACAGCATCCGCCGGCATCCGGCGCGCGAGTTCAGCCGCGGCCGGTTTGTGGAAGCTGACGAGCGGCTCGCAGTCGAGGAGCCGCTGGAAATCCGGCTCGGCGGGCGGGCGCTTCACGCTCACGATGCGCACGCCGGGTCATGATGAGGAATTGGTCGCGGGCTTTCGGCTGGCGGAAGGCTTTATCGAATCGCGCGACGACCTCGATGAGATTCGGCGCGTGCGCGGGGGCGTTCTGAAACCGCCGCTGCATCTGGCGTACTAACCAAAGCGCCGCCCTGGCACGGATGGATAACGGCGGACACCTTTCTGCTTTCGCTGGCGTCGGCAACCTTCGCACTGGCCGCACTGTTCGTGCTGCTCCGACCCGGGGAAATGAATGCGATCGTACGGACACGCGTTTTACGCGGTTTTTCCGTTGATGCTCGCCGGTCTGGTGTGCCTGATCGTAGACCTCGGAGACCCCGCGCGGTTTCATCACATGCTTCGAGTTTTCAAACTGAGCTCTCCGATGTCGGTCGGCGTGTCGACGATCGGCGCTTTTGTTTTCATCGCGTTCCTCGCCTTGGTAGCCTCGGTTCTCAATCTGCCCACAGCCGTGATGCAGATCATTGCGATCGCCGGTCTCATTCCGGCGCTCATCGTCGCCGCCTACAAAGGCGTCTTGTTGAGCACCACTGCGCAGCCGGGTTGGCGTACCATGCGCTGGCTCGGGGCCGCTTTCGCGCTATCGGGCATATCGATGGGAGCTGCGATCTTGCTTGCGATCGCCTCAAATGCCAGCGACTTGGGCGCCACTCGTATCTTGCGTTTCATCCTGATGTGGCTCTTGGTGCTCAACGCCCTTGCGGTCCGGCGCATCCTGGGTCGCGTCGATATGGCAGGCCATCTAAGCGACCTCGGAAGTCACAGCACGGCGTCGCGGGTAGGTTTGCACTACACCGGTTTCATTGTGGTCGGCCTTGGACTGCCCATAGTTCTCTGCGCGCTTTCCAAAGGCGCATCAGCCGTCGACGCGGCAATCGTCCTTATCGTCCTGGCCGGCGCCTTGCTCTCCCGACACTACCTGGTGATGCTGCCGCACCGCGCGACCCCGGATCCTACTTGAAGCAACTCTTTAAATAGCCCGGCGCTGGAAGGTGGTCCCTTGAGGCGTCAACTTCAACCTCGTCATCCGGAGCAGCGGGTGCGCTTTTTGGGTCGAGATTTTGGCGCTTGACGGGCGCGCTCTGGGAATTCAAGTCCCGCGCCTTCGGGGAACAACAAAATGCTCCAGCAGTGAACGCCCTCGTCCAAACTTAAAGGATTGCTTAAGGGCCTCGGTCACGTAGCGCTTGGCCGCGCTCACCGCCCCTTCCAGCTCAACCCCGCGCGCCAGGTATGCGGCAATCGCCGCCGAAAATGCGCATCCAGTCCCATGCGCCGCGGTTCCAGCGATTCTCCGCGCGCGTAGCCAACGCAGGTGGTGGCCATCGAACAACAGGTCTGATGACTCGCTACCCGCGCGGTGCCCACCTTTGATAACCACCACCCGCGCGCCCATCCGGACTAAGCGCTCCGCCGCAGCACGCATCTGCTCATCGTTGGTAATGCGGATTCCGGTCAATGCTTGCGCTTCGGCAATATTAGGCGTGACTACTTTCGCGAGCGGGATCAGATACTTCACCAGCGCCGCCTCACCGGCACGATCGAGCAGCCTGACCCCGGCACTCGACACGATGACCGGATCGACAACCGGCGCCTCAAGGCGCAGATTCTCGATCACTCGCACGACACAGCGCACCGCCGCGCCGTCGCCCAGCGCTCCGATCTTGATCTCATTCGGACGACGTTCTTGCGCAAGCAACTCCACCTGGCGCGCTATCATTCGAGGCGAGACCCGCTCGATATCTCGCACCGTCGAACTGTTCTGCGCGATAACCTGGGTGATGGCCGAATATCCATAGACCCCGAGCGCAGCAAAGGTCTTCAAGTCGGCCTGAATTCCCGCGCCCCCACCCGGGTCGCTCCCCGCGATAGTAAGAACGATGCTCTTGGCTTGACGGTTAACCATAACTGCGTCTGCGTGACCCGCCGCTAGCAGAACCTAGTCGACCAGAAAAGCGTTCGAAAGCGCGCATTTTCGCAAGCTCGCATTGCGCGATCCGCGGGTCGCGAGGTATTGATCCGAAACGGCGGCGTGTCGCCGGGACCCGCGTTTTATGCCGAGCCGGGATCAATCAGAATTTCTCAATCTGCCTTTCCAGGCAAAGCTGGAATTCCTGTACGGTCTTCCGGCCCGGCAGAAGCGCGACCTGATCCTCTCAGCTCCCGAAGCCGAGCGACTGGTCCAATCCTTCTCGCCCGAGACTTTGTTCTACACGCTCAAGGAAATCGGCTCCGCCGACGCGAGCGATTTGCTGAGCCTCGCTCTCCCCGAGCAGGTGAAGTCCCTGTTCGATCTGGACTGCTGGAACAAGGACCGTCCCAACTTCCGCCGAATGCGTGAATGGATCGAGTCTCTCGCGGAAGCCGGACGCAAGCGGATGGCCGACGCCCTGATGGAACTAGACATGGAGATCGTCGCGCTGCTCCTGCGCGGCTACATCAAGGTGCATCGCCTCGAAGACCCCTCGCTGTCAGCGGACCCTCCCTCGAATCGTTACGTGCAGTTCGACGAGCACTACCTGATCGAGTTTATTCGCAACGATGACATCACGTCCGCGATCGGCGATTTCCTCGAAGAAGCGTTTGAACGCGAATACAAGTACTTTGCCGGCCTGCTGGAGGAGGTCTATTGGGGAGTGGAAGCGGAACTCGAGGAACAGGCCTACCAGTTCCGCCGCGCGCGGCTCAGCGACCGTGGATTCCCCGACTACTTCGAAGCGCAGGATGTATTCGCCTACCTGAATCCCCGCGACTTCATGGCGATTCGCGATCGCCACGAAAAGCCGAGCCGCGCTGATCTGCTCGGCGACGAAGTGGTCATTCCTCCCGATGCTGCTCCCGCGATCGCCGACGGCGACAATTCGCTGCTCAACGCCGCCCTGACGGCGGGCTTTGCGGCGGAAGGTAAGCGACAGCTCCGCAGCGAGATGGCAATGGTTTCAAACCAGGTGCTGGTGGCACGGGCGGTCGATTTCGGTGACCTGGACGCGGTCCATGAAGCAATCGCAACTACCCATCATTACCTGAATCTCGGCCTGGAAAATCTTGCGGGTGGCGATCTGCCCAATGCGATCGAGCATCTTCGCGACACCCACCTAAAGCATCTGTTCCGCCTCGGTGTGAGTCTCACGATCGATCTGCGCAAGCGCACCGAACACACCCTCGGGCTGCTCGGGCTCAAGCCGCAAAGCGTGCGGCAGATTTTCCATTTGGACTCGCCCTATCGCGAGGCGATTGCAGGCTTTCTGGCACGGTTTCCGCGGTTTTATTCAGCGCTCGATGGGACCGGCGGAGTGGCCATGCGCGATTTCCGCAGCATGCGCGATCTGCACCTGAGCTACGCAATTCTCGACCAGGTTGACGCGATGCCGACCTTGTTCGGCACCTTACTCGACATCGATATAGCTTCCGCTGCTTTCCGCGCAGAGGTCGCCGCCCGTGAAGTTCGCCTCAGCCAGATCCTACTGACGGCCTTGGCCCGCCACGCGCTCGATGGCCGCCTGGTGCCGGAACCGATCGAATCATCGCGGCTCTCCGCGCTGCGCGGCGCAATCATTTTACGCAACGGTAAGCCGGGAAGACTCAGCGAGTCGTTCCGTGCGTCGGTTCAGCAAACCATACGCGACCACCTGGATGATGCTACTCGCCTGGCCAGCGCGGATTTCGTGAACTCTTGTCTGAACGTGCTCGAGGAAGACTTCGCCGAACTCGGCAAGGAAATTGACCCGCGGTTCCTGCGGTCGGTTCTGATTCGCCGCGCGTGACTTTTCGCCGCCCCGTTGACCCCACCACCTGGCATTTTTTCAGTGTTTCTCAGGGAGGCCGCGTAACCGAACTTGTTTTGCAACGCGACCTAAAACACAATTCAGGTCCTACGCGGAAGTGTGAAGCACGAGCATGAAGCGCACCGGCCACCGGGACGCCGCCTCGAGCCACCCGTGCATTGAGGCTGGTTATCGATGACGTCGCCGACTCCCGAGACCGCCCACTCATCACCCACCGAGCGCCTGCGGCGCAGGCATGTCTGGCATAGTTTCAATTTTTGGCTGGTAGCATTCACCGCCGTCTACTCGCTGATCTCACTGGGCGCCTTGCGTGTCGCCATCCTGTCCTCCCGCATGGCCCGGCAAAGCGCCGACGCCAGCATCGCTACGGTTCGCGCATGGCTTGATATCCATACGCTCAAGTTCGTTCATTCGCTTCCCAACGCCCCCCAGCCCGGGGCTCCGGAATTCTCGCTAACCGTGGAAAATCTGGGCAGAACCCCAGCCAAACAGCTGGCGGTTACGGTTGAGTTTGTCTTTGACGATCAATCGGCCGACAAACAGTTCACCCGTTGTCCCGAGACCAATCTCATCCGTAATCCCTTCATGGTAGCAGGTCCCCCCGGCGAGCCGTTCACTTTCCCGCTCGGCGCCAACTTGGCGGCCAAGTTGGCACAGCTGAACGGAGCCGCGGACAGCGGTCTCAGCCTCTACGCGCACGGTTGCGTCCGCTATCACGACGTGATGACCAATCTGCAGCGATTGACCGAATTCTGCGTGCGCTATTACGGCGGCGACAACTACGAGATGTGCGACAATTCCAACCTGATGGACTGATTAGCGAGCAAACGAGACGTTGTGCTCGGCGCCGTCGTGGCTGACCCTGAGCACCACCGTTTTTCCCGGTTCGGTGTTCGCCTCTTTTGCGAACTCCGCCGGGCTGCCGACCGCGCGCAGCCCCACTTGGGTAATGACGTCGCCGCGCTCTATCGCGTTCTTCGCCGCGCTCGCATCTAGATCCGCTATCAGCACGCCCCGGGAAGCGTGAAAATATTGCGCCAGTGCCGGGGTAAGTTCTTCAACCGTGATTCCCATCGCGGTTACCGTGCGCGGCGCCGAGCGGGCACCGATTGCGGGCGCCGGCTCATTCTCGAACAACTTGGAAGCGACGAAAATGGGCGCGCCGAGATTCGCGGCGAGCGCGATCGCATCGCTGGGACGGCTGTCGATCTTGGTTTTTCCACCATTCATATAAATCGTCGCGTAGTAGACCTCATCGCGCAGGTCCGAGATCGAGACGCAATCGACCCGCTCGCCATTCGCCTGGATGATTGCCTTCATCAGATCGTGGGTAAACGGGCGCTCGAGTTGTACACCCTGCAGGGCTCGTGCAATCGCGTCGGCCTCAGGGTCACCGATCAAAATAGGCAGTTGATGCTCATGGTCGAGGCTGCTGAGCACTACGAAATGTACCTGGGTGGAATCGTCGATGTGTACCGACTCCACTTTCACCTCGATTTCGCCAGGTCCCACTTCGGCGGCCGGGTCGGGCGGCGACGCGCTGTGGCGGGCACACGAGCACGCGGTGCAGACTGCGGCCAGCATCAGCAAACAGAGGCGCCGTGCACTCGCGCGCTCCATGTCCCGAATCTACGCGCGCACGGGAGGTAAGCCAAACGGAACCGCCGGCTTGAACAGCTTTGGAGAAAGCGGCGCGACTTTCAGCTGCGCGTCAGGTCTCGTTTGCTTTTGAAACCGCGTGCGACGACGTACAACTCCGATGAGCCCGGCCGGGTCGCGGCCGGGCGGGTCACCTCGACGTGCTCAAAGTCGCGCTCGAAGTCCTCAAGAATCTGTTTGAAATCACCGCCCATGAAAACCTTGGCGACCAACGCGCCGCCGGGTTTCAACGCTCGCCTTGCAAAATTGCGGGCCGCCGCCAACAAGCGTTCCGACTGTGCTTGGTCACGCACGGTGATTCCGCTCAGTTTTGGTGCAAGGTCGCTGGTAACCAGGTCAGCCGGACCACCGAGCACGGCGATCGCGCGCTCGAGCGTCTCGACATCGGTGATGTCGCCCACGATAGTTACCGCCGGCGGTGGCGGGTTTGCGCATCGGGTAAGGTCAACGCCGACTACCCGGCCCGCGGGGCCCACCGCGCCGGCGAGTATCACCAGCCATCCGCCTGGCGCGCATCCGAGGTCGACGATTCGCGCGTCGCGCCGCACCAATCTTGAGCGGGTAATTATTTCTTCGATTTTGAACGCAGCGCGCGAGACCAACCCCTGCGCGCGCGCCTTGCGATAATATTTGTCGTGCGGCTGATAGGTCGCCATTGTGGATTACCTGCCGAGAGCTGTGACCCGCGGCTCTAGGCCAGCAATCTCCCGACCGCTATCGTTAAGCACTCGGCGTTGCGTATGAGTTCCGTAATGTCATCTACCCGACTCGACAATTTGAACCCCGAGCAGCGTGCGGCGGTCCTCGCGCCAGACGGTCCGATACTCATCCTGGCCGGCGCTGGTTCAGGTAAGACTCGCGTTCTGACCTATCGTATCGCTCACCTTCTTGGAGAACGCAACGCGGATCCCCGACGCGTGCTGGCGGTTACCTTCACGAATAAGGCCGCCGCTGAAATGCGCGATCGCATTGGTACCTTGCTCGGCCCCGCGGCGCGGCCGCCGTGGGTCAGCACCTTCCATTCGATGTGCGCTCGAATCTTGCGCCAGGAGTGCGAGGCGTTGGGCTTCGAACGCAACTTCTCGATTTTGGATGAAGGCGATTCGATCACGGTGCTCCGTGGCGTAATCGAAGAGGCGGCGCTCACCGATACTCCGCCGCTCGAACTGGTGCGCGCGCGCATCGAGCAGGCCAAGAACGAAGCAATTTCGCCGGCCGCGCTGGCAACCTCCGCCGGAAATGGACGCGAAACCGCGATCGCGACCTTGTATCGCCTTTACCAGGAGCGGATGAGCGCCATAAACGCCATGGACTTCGCCGATCTCCAGATGCAGGTCTGGATGCTGTTCGAGCAGGATCGCGAGGTTCTCGCCCGCTGGCAATCGCACGCAGACCATCTGCTGGTCGACGAATATCAAGACACCAATCACGTTCAATACCTGCTGGTTCGTGCACTATCCGCCGGCAGCGCCAATCTCTGCGTGGTCGGCGACGAGGATCAGTCGATCTACGGATGGCGCGGCGCTGACATCCGCAACATCCTGGCGTTCGAAAACGATTTTCCCGATGCGACAATATTCAAGCTTGAGCAGAACTACCGTTCCACCAAGGTCATTCTCGCTGCCGCCGGAGGTGTGATTCGCAACAACACCGAACGCAAGGAGAAAACCCTCTGGACCGAGAACGAGACCGGCGAACCAGTCGTGTATTACACCGGGACGACGGAACGTGACGAAGCCGACTTTATCGCGCGCGAAGTCGCTCGGCTGGTTGCCTCGGGCGCCTTCCAGCCCGCCGATTTCGTAGTTTTCTACCGCGTCAATGCGCAGTCGCGCGTGATCGAAGAGGCACTCGTGCGACGCCGCGTTCCCTACTACGTGGTGGGTGGCGTCCGATTCTACGAGCAGCGCGACGTTAAAGACATGCTCGCATACCTGCGGGTGCTCGCAAATCCGGCCGATTCGGTTAGCCTCGAACGGATGGCCGGGACACCACCGCGCGGGATTGGCGCCAAAACCCTGGAAGTGGTCGGAGAGATCGCCGCACGCGAGCGCATCCCGTCGTTCGAGGCGCTAGGCCGGCTGGAAACCGAATCCAGGGTAGCCCTGCGAATCGCCAAAACCGCAGGCGCGCTCTATGGGTGGATGCGCGAACTGTCGGCCAATGCTGCAACCATGCCGATGCAAGAGATCATCAGTACCATCGTCAGCTACTCAGGCTTCGAGGCCTACCTCGAAAGCCTTCCCGATGCGACGGCCCGCAAACAGAACCTTGCCGAAATGCTCGCTGCGGCCGCCGCCTTCGATGCAGAAGGAGAACCAGGACGGCTCGCCGACTTTCTGGACCGAGTCGCACTGGTCAGCGATGCCGACCAGGTAGCCAACGAAGGAGGCCGCGCCGCGCTCATGACCCTGCATACCTCCAAAGGGCTGGAATACCCCGTGGTCTTCATCGCCGGGATGGAGGAGGGGTTGTTCCCGCACAACCGCTCGCAAGACAGCAGCGACGAAATCGAGGAGGAAAGGCGTCTGTGCTATGTCGGCATGACCCGCGCCCGCCGCCTCCTCTATCTTTCGAACACGTTCTCGCGCGAACTGTATGGGGTGCGACAGGAGTCGCGGCCCTCCAGATTTCTCGGCGAAATTGATGGCGGCCTGCTTCGCCGAATCGCGCCCGAGGGGCCGCGCACCAGCTCGCGCGAAGGCGCAGCGCGCGAGCCATACGTCGACTACAGCGATGGACAACTTGAGGGTGGTGAAGAACCCCATGAGGTGGTGGCAGTCGGCGCGCGGGTGGTGCACTCCACCTTTGGCCGCGGGATCGTCCGCCGACGCGAGGGACGCGGCGATGCCGCTAAGGCCTGGGTCGATTTCGATCGCGCTGGCCTGAAGTTACTTGTGCTAAGATTCGCGAATCTGAAGCCGATTGCCGACTAGGCGGGCATGGCCTACAATTTGGCTGCAAAGTCGTTTGGTTCAGTTGGCGGGCGCGAGCGGATCTGCGACAGGAAATGACCTTATTCGGCTTGAAGTACTCACCCTACCGCGTTTTCAGATGGTCAATTGCGGCGCTTGTGCTCGTCGCCGCGCTGTGGGCGCTGCCCCGCATCGCGCTGGGATGGAGTGACGATCAGTTCAACAAGCGGCCTCTGTACGCGTACCCACTTCCCCAGGGCCGCGACAACATCATTGGCAACCTGGTCACCTATCGGCTGGAAAAGGGCGACACACTTCTGGATGTCGGAAGATGGTTCGGCGTGACCGCGCCGGAGATCTCCAACGCCAATGGACACATCGATTGGTGGTCGCCGCCGGCCGGCAGAGACATCACGCTCCCGGACGAGTTTATTTTGCCCGACACTCCCCATGTCGGGATCATCCTCAACATCCCGGAGATGCGGATCTATTACTACTATCCGTCCCCCACTGGACCGGTCCTTGGCAAGGGCAAGGTGACCAAAGCCTCGATGTCGATTAAATCGAGCGTACGTCCGGACGTGGTCTACACTTTCCCCGTTGGTCTCGGTCGTTACGACTGGAAGACACCGGTGGGCGCCTTCACGGTCAAAGGGAAGACCAAGAACCCCACCTGGGTGGTCCCCCTCGACATATACCAGGAGCACCTGGAGCGCGATGGCGAGGCCGACCATATGATTCCTGGCGGCGATCCGGACAATCCGCTTGGCCTCTATCGACTCGAATTGACACTCCCGGAATACGCCCTGCACGGCACTAACGTTCCGTGGGGTGTCGGGATGGAAGTAAGCCACGGATGCGTGCGCCTGTATCCGGAAGACATCGATCGGCTGTTTCACAAGGTGAAAGTCGGGACCCCGGGCGAATTCGTATATCAGCCGATCAAATTTGGATGGCGCGGAGAGGCGCTCTACGTCGAGGTGCATGACGACCTCTACGGGCGCTTCCCGGGTGCCTGGGCTCATGCGCTCGAGGAAGTAAGGCAACGCGGTCTCGAAGACCAGGTGGATATGACCAAGCTCCAGAAAGCGGTCGAGCAGAAAACTGGCATTCCTACTTACATAATGCCGGGGCCGCTTCCGGACGGGACCGCCGGGTAGTTTGAGGCCCAGCTCGACGAGCTTGCGGCAGACCCACCTTGCCCGGGTTTTGACCTATCCTTATACTCGCCAAAGTCGCCCTTTACCGTGCTGGAGCGGTTCTAACGGGCGGCTCGAACACGGCAACTTCGTGTGGATGAGCGCTCGCTGACGCTCGCCCCTAAAAGCACCGCATGCGCCAGATACCATTCCATCGTCCCTCGATGGGCCCCGAAGAGGAACGTGAAGTCATCGAGACCTTGCGTTCCGGCTGGATCACCACTGGACCCAAGGCAAAGCAGTTCGAAAAAGAATTTGCCAAGTACGTCGGCGCCCGCAACGCGCTCGCCGTCGCGCACTGTACCGGAGCACTCCACCTGTCGCTTTGGGCGCTCGGCTTGGGGCCAGGCGATGAGGTCATAACCACCCCGTTCACCTTCACCGCGACCGCGGAGGTCATGGGCTACCTTGGTATCAAGCCGGTGTTTGTCGACGTTGACCCGGGAACCTTCAACCTCAGTCCCGCGCGTGTGGAGGAAGCCCTCGAGGGAGGACGTCATCGGCGCGTGCGCGCCCTCCTCCCGGTTCACTTCGCCGGCCATCCCTGCGATATGGATCGGCTTCTTGCCATCGCGCGGCAGTACGAGCTGAAGATAGTTGAAGATGCAGCTCACGCGGCGGGTGCAGCACGCTACCTCGACGGTCGCGGGATGACCCGAATCGGAACGGTTGGCGACCTCACTTGCTTCAGCTTCTACGCGACCAAGAATTTTACTTCGGCGGAAGGTGGTATGATTACCACCGCCGACGACACCCTGGCCGAAAAAATCGCCGTGGCGAGCCTCCACGGGATGAACAAGGATGCGTGGAAACGCTACGACACCACCGGCTCGTGGTTCTACGAAATTCACGATCTCGGTTTCAAGTACAACCTCTCGGATGTTCACGCCGCGATCGGGCTTGCGCAGCTTAGGCGCGCTGACCAACTGATGCACCGCCGCGGCGAAATCGCCAAACACTACAGTGATGCGTTTCGCGACTGCGACGCCTTTCAGGTTCCCTACGCTGAATCCGGTTTAGAACACCCGTGGCACCTGTATGTGCTCCGCATGAAGCCGGACCTGCTGCGCATCGGGCGGGGCCAGTTCGTAGAGCTGTTGCGCGAGCGCGGGGTGGGAACTTCAGTACACTGCATTCCGCTGCACACCATGCACTACTATCAGCGAGCGTACGGCTATCGTAACGGCGATTTCCCGGTCGCCGAGGATATTTACAACCGGTGTTTCTCTCTGCCGATCTACGCCTCGATGAGTGACGAAGACGTGGCGTACGTGATCGAGATGGTACTTTCGATCGCCGGCGAAAACCGGCGCTGAAGGAGAAGAGCGTGCGAGTATTGGTAACCGGAGGCGCAGGATTCCTCGGCTCCCATTTGTGCGACCGGCTGCTGCGCGACGGGCATGAAGTAGTCAGTCTCGACAACTATTTTAGCGGCAAGCGCGCCAACGTCATGCACCTGCGCGATCACCCCAACTTCGAGTTGGTGCGTCACGACATCGTCGAGCCCATCCTGCTCGAAGTCGATCGCATTTTTCATCTTGCCTGTCCCGCGTCGCCCGTCCACTACCAGTACAACCCGGTCAAGACGATAAAGACCAGCGTCATGGGCACCATCAACATGCTCGGCATGGCAAAACGCGTGCACGCGCGAATCTTGCTCGCTTCCACCAGCGAGGTCTACGGCGATCCGGAACAGCACCCCCAGACCGAGGCGTACTGGGGACATGTAAACCCGATCGGCGTACGCGCCTGCTACGACGAAGGCAAGCGCGTCGCTGAAGCTCTGATGATGGACTATCACCGGCAGAA
This region of Candidatus Binataceae bacterium genomic DNA includes:
- a CDS encoding RlmE family RNA methyltransferase, which produces MATYQPHDKYYRKARAQGLVSRAAFKIEEIITRSRLVRRDARIVDLGCAPGGWLVILAGAVGPAGRVVGVDLTRCANPPPPAVTIVGDITDVETLERAIAVLGGPADLVTSDLAPKLSGITVRDQAQSERLLAAARNFARRALKPGGALVAKVFMGGDFKQILEDFERDFEHVEVTRPAATRPGSSELYVVARGFKSKRDLTRS
- the thiD gene encoding bifunctional hydroxymethylpyrimidine kinase/phosphomethylpyrimidine kinase, which translates into the protein MVNRQAKSIVLTIAGSDPGGGAGIQADLKTFAALGVYGYSAITQVIAQNSSTVRDIERVSPRMIARQVELLAQERRPNEIKIGALGDGAAVRCVVRVIENLRLEAPVVDPVIVSSAGVRLLDRAGEAALVKYLIPLAKVVTPNIAEAQALTGIRITNDEQMRAAAERLVRMGARVVVIKGGHRAGSESSDLLFDGHHLRWLRARRIAGTAAHGTGCAFSAAIAAYLARGVELEGAVSAAKRYVTEALKQSFKFGRGRSLLEHFVVPRRRGT
- a CDS encoding UvrD-helicase domain-containing protein, translating into MSSTRLDNLNPEQRAAVLAPDGPILILAGAGSGKTRVLTYRIAHLLGERNADPRRVLAVTFTNKAAAEMRDRIGTLLGPAARPPWVSTFHSMCARILRQECEALGFERNFSILDEGDSITVLRGVIEEAALTDTPPLELVRARIEQAKNEAISPAALATSAGNGRETAIATLYRLYQERMSAINAMDFADLQMQVWMLFEQDREVLARWQSHADHLLVDEYQDTNHVQYLLVRALSAGSANLCVVGDEDQSIYGWRGADIRNILAFENDFPDATIFKLEQNYRSTKVILAAAGGVIRNNTERKEKTLWTENETGEPVVYYTGTTERDEADFIAREVARLVASGAFQPADFVVFYRVNAQSRVIEEALVRRRVPYYVVGGVRFYEQRDVKDMLAYLRVLANPADSVSLERMAGTPPRGIGAKTLEVVGEIAARERIPSFEALGRLETESRVALRIAKTAGALYGWMRELSANAATMPMQEIISTIVSYSGFEAYLESLPDATARKQNLAEMLAAAAAFDAEGEPGRLADFLDRVALVSDADQVANEGGRAALMTLHTSKGLEYPVVFIAGMEEGLFPHNRSQDSSDEIEEERRLCYVGMTRARRLLYLSNTFSRELYGVRQESRPSRFLGEIDGGLLRRIAPEGPRTSSREGAAREPYVDYSDGQLEGGEEPHEVVAVGARVVHSTFGRGIVRRREGRGDAAKAWVDFDRAGLKLLVLRFANLKPIAD
- a CDS encoding DUF6178 family protein; this encodes MPSRDQSEFLNLPFQAKLEFLYGLPARQKRDLILSAPEAERLVQSFSPETLFYTLKEIGSADASDLLSLALPEQVKSLFDLDCWNKDRPNFRRMREWIESLAEAGRKRMADALMELDMEIVALLLRGYIKVHRLEDPSLSADPPSNRYVQFDEHYLIEFIRNDDITSAIGDFLEEAFEREYKYFAGLLEEVYWGVEAELEEQAYQFRRARLSDRGFPDYFEAQDVFAYLNPRDFMAIRDRHEKPSRADLLGDEVVIPPDAAPAIADGDNSLLNAALTAGFAAEGKRQLRSEMAMVSNQVLVARAVDFGDLDAVHEAIATTHHYLNLGLENLAGGDLPNAIEHLRDTHLKHLFRLGVSLTIDLRKRTEHTLGLLGLKPQSVRQIFHLDSPYREAIAGFLARFPRFYSALDGTGGVAMRDFRSMRDLHLSYAILDQVDAMPTLFGTLLDIDIASAAFRAEVAAREVRLSQILLTALARHALDGRLVPEPIESSRLSALRGAIILRNGKPGRLSESFRASVQQTIRDHLDDATRLASADFVNSCLNVLEEDFAELGKEIDPRFLRSVLIRRA
- a CDS encoding bifunctional nuclease domain-containing protein, translated to MERASARRLCLLMLAAVCTACSCARHSASPPDPAAEVGPGEIEVKVESVHIDDSTQVHFVVLSSLDHEHQLPILIGDPEADAIARALQGVQLERPFTHDLMKAIIQANGERVDCVSISDLRDEVYYATIYMNGGKTKIDSRPSDAIALAANLGAPIFVASKLFENEPAPAIGARSAPRTVTAMGITVEELTPALAQYFHASRGVLIADLDASAAKNAIERGDVITQVGLRAVGSPAEFAKEANTEPGKTVVLRVSHDGAEHNVSFAR
- a CDS encoding formate dehydrogenase subunit delta → MDIHHLVTMANQIAEFFRSSNPDRAEAVAATVQHLRSFWDPRMRREIIARVNDGADVSELNEIARDAIRRLAQDSAAKTVA
- the nrfD gene encoding NrfD/PsrC family molybdoenzyme membrane anchor subunit, whose product is MRSYGHAFYAVFPLMLAGLVCLIVDLGDPARFHHMLRVFKLSSPMSVGVSTIGAFVFIAFLALVASVLNLPTAVMQIIAIAGLIPALIVAAYKGVLLSTTAQPGWRTMRWLGAAFALSGISMGAAILLAIASNASDLGATRILRFILMWLLVLNALAVRRILGRVDMAGHLSDLGSHSTASRVGLHYTGFIVVGLGLPIVLCALSKGASAVDAAIVLIVLAGALLSRHYLVMLPHRATPDPT